In one window of bacterium DNA:
- a CDS encoding ABC transporter permease, giving the protein MNLLRFVARRAGLTMFVLAGVTLITFVISHVVPADPVAAYLGEHAPPALVEKVRHQIGLDKPLPVQYVIYMRDLFHGNLGISIMDNRPVSQDLAQYLPATVELSTAAMMVAIAIGIPTGVVSALYKDRWPDQVARVFALGGTSLPVFYVALLLLGVLYSKLGILPGPGQLGIYTQPPPHLTGMVAVDALLSGSWDALRDACRHLILPAFVLGYYSAGLITRMTRGSLLEVLRQDYVRTARAKGLAEGRVVLRHALRNALLPTVTVIGLTYGSLLSGAVLTETIFSWPGLGRYATNSVISVDIPAVLGVTLVIAVIYSMANLAVDVLYAYLDPQVRYT; this is encoded by the coding sequence ATGAACCTCCTTCGGTTTGTGGCCCGCAGGGCGGGCCTGACCATGTTCGTCCTCGCGGGGGTCACGCTGATCACGTTCGTAATTTCCCACGTCGTCCCGGCAGACCCGGTCGCGGCATATCTCGGCGAGCACGCGCCGCCCGCTTTGGTGGAGAAAGTCCGACACCAGATCGGACTCGACAAACCGCTCCCCGTCCAGTACGTGATCTACATGCGGGACCTGTTCCACGGCAACCTCGGCATCTCGATCATGGATAACCGCCCGGTAAGTCAGGATCTGGCCCAGTACCTGCCGGCGACGGTGGAACTCTCGACTGCTGCGATGATGGTCGCCATCGCGATCGGGATCCCCACCGGGGTCGTCTCCGCGCTATACAAGGACCGATGGCCGGACCAGGTCGCCCGTGTCTTCGCGCTCGGCGGCACGTCGCTGCCGGTATTCTACGTGGCGCTGCTGCTGCTCGGGGTGCTCTATTCAAAGCTAGGGATCCTGCCTGGACCCGGTCAACTCGGGATCTACACCCAGCCGCCCCCCCATCTCACCGGGATGGTGGCGGTCGATGCCCTGCTCTCGGGCAGTTGGGACGCCCTGCGGGACGCGTGCCGCCATCTCATCCTGCCGGCGTTCGTATTGGGGTACTATTCCGCCGGCCTCATCACGCGGATGACTCGGGGGAGCCTGCTTGAGGTCTTGCGCCAGGATTACGTGCGGACCGCTCGAGCGAAAGGGCTGGCAGAAGGGCGGGTGGTGCTCCGGCACGCGCTGCGCAACGCGCTCCTCCCGACGGTCACCGTGATCGGATTGACATACGGCAGCCTGCTCTCCGGGGCCGTGCTCACCGAGACGATCTTCTCGTGGCCGGGCTTAGGACGGTACGCGACCAACTCGGTCATCAGCGTCGATATCCCGGCCGTCTTGGGCGTGACGCTGGTGATCGCGGTGATCTACTCGATGGCGAACCTCGCCGTCGACGTCCTCTACGCGTACTTGGATCCCCAGGTTCGCTACACTTAA